The following are encoded together in the Spartinivicinus poritis genome:
- a CDS encoding PilZ domain-containing protein: MTKLIDVPVSQEQRAYPRKEINWQTAIKGTDHGEALPAEAINISVQGVLLTTSVSFQIKQKLSIMIKAHHLNNQLIIYAIAEVKHVIKRKSDYHIGLQFKKIQPLAKKFIYRFVENSI, encoded by the coding sequence ATGACCAAGCTGATAGATGTACCAGTATCTCAGGAACAGCGTGCCTATCCCCGTAAAGAGATAAACTGGCAGACAGCAATTAAAGGAACAGATCATGGTGAAGCATTACCTGCGGAGGCTATTAATATTTCTGTGCAAGGGGTACTGTTAACCACATCGGTTTCCTTTCAAATAAAGCAAAAATTATCCATCATGATTAAAGCGCATCATCTTAATAATCAACTGATTATTTATGCAATAGCTGAGGTGAAACATGTGATAAAAAGAAAAAGTGATTATCATATTGGTTTGCAGTTTAAAAAAATACAGCCGTTAGCTAAAAAATTTATTTATCGCTTTGTAGAGAATTCAATTTAA
- a CDS encoding PAAR domain-containing protein: MKWALVGDKDTKGNVIVEGSPNHIESGKAVARVGDKLSDGSVITTGHPFIKIDGRPVAITGSDVSNGNKLVEGASITQL; encoded by the coding sequence ATGAAATGGGCTCTTGTTGGTGATAAAGACACAAAAGGCAATGTCATCGTTGAGGGGAGTCCTAATCATATAGAGAGTGGTAAGGCTGTAGCTCGAGTTGGCGATAAACTAAGTGATGGTAGTGTGATTACTACAGGGCATCCTTTTATTAAGATTGATGGTCGGCCAGTGGCTATTACTGGTAGTGATGTGAGTAATGGGAATAAATTAGTTGAAGGGGCTTCAATAACTCAGTTATAA
- a CDS encoding YdcH family protein gives MLRHKHSLVDEFPQCREQINKLKHENPTFAKMAAEYHTLDHQLCGLMMRDIPTSDENYLSLKKRRMKLKDQIYAMLSH, from the coding sequence ATGTTGAGGCATAAACACAGCCTAGTCGATGAGTTCCCTCAATGCCGGGAACAAATTAATAAACTAAAACATGAAAATCCCACCTTTGCCAAAATGGCAGCTGAATATCACACGCTTGATCACCAGCTATGTGGCTTGATGATGAGAGACATTCCGACGAGTGATGAAAACTATCTTTCATTAAAAAAACGTCGAATGAAATTAAAGGACCAGATTTACGCTATGCTTTCCCATTAG
- the ilvG gene encoding acetolactate synthase 2 catalytic subunit produces the protein MNGAQHIIKTLETAGISTLFGYPGGAIMPVYDALVDSKLNHVLCRHEQGAALAADGYARSTGKLGVCLATSGPGATNLLTGIANAHLDSIPMLAITGQVASPFIGTDAFQEVDILGMALPVVKHSFQVRAANELPWMLKEAMQIAMSGRPGPVLIDVPKDIQLAEIPSLVGFPTADYSLPTAGPGTIEEANLLIKQAKRPLLYSGGGVMLGGAVNALRKYAQQSGIPSVSTLKGIGNHLPDDPYYLGMLGMHGTKAANLAVQQCDLLICIGARFDDRVTGKLDSFAAKAKIIHLDIDAAEFGKLKIPDVIIHGELNYSLSQLTNPAAIGNWQQYCTTLKHQHAFTYPSNPPSIYAPQLINRLSQLATEKTIISCDVGQHQMWVAQHYQFTHPRHHLSSSGLGTMGYGLPAAIGAQFANPDAQVINISGDGSFMMNIQELATIIRYQLPIKIIIIDNQRLGMVRQWQTLFFTERYSEVDLSDNPDFVKVAQAFGLTAQCITQAEDVESALQTLLKATTPFLLHVCINPKDNVWPLVPPGVPNDEMLECTKNELL, from the coding sequence ATGAACGGCGCCCAGCACATTATTAAAACCCTAGAAACAGCAGGCATCAGCACATTATTTGGCTATCCCGGCGGAGCAATCATGCCCGTTTATGACGCACTCGTTGATAGCAAACTCAACCATGTTCTCTGTCGCCATGAACAAGGGGCTGCCTTAGCTGCTGATGGCTATGCCAGAAGCACGGGAAAACTAGGTGTTTGTTTAGCGACCTCCGGGCCAGGGGCTACCAATCTGCTTACGGGTATTGCCAATGCTCACTTAGATTCTATACCCATGCTGGCCATTACTGGGCAGGTTGCCAGTCCATTTATTGGTACGGATGCCTTTCAAGAAGTGGATATCCTTGGCATGGCTTTGCCTGTGGTTAAGCACAGCTTTCAAGTGCGAGCAGCCAATGAATTACCTTGGATGCTGAAAGAAGCAATGCAAATCGCAATGTCAGGACGCCCAGGACCTGTATTAATTGATGTACCAAAAGATATTCAACTTGCTGAAATACCTTCTTTAGTAGGCTTTCCTACAGCAGACTACAGTTTGCCTACAGCCGGCCCTGGTACAATTGAGGAGGCTAACCTACTAATCAAGCAAGCAAAGCGCCCATTACTATACAGTGGCGGTGGCGTTATGCTGGGTGGTGCAGTAAACGCCTTACGGAAATATGCCCAACAATCTGGTATCCCCTCAGTTAGCACCTTGAAAGGCATTGGTAACCACCTACCTGATGACCCTTATTATCTTGGGATGCTCGGCATGCATGGTACCAAAGCAGCTAATTTAGCTGTACAGCAATGTGATTTACTGATTTGTATCGGTGCTCGTTTTGATGATCGAGTCACAGGTAAACTGGACAGCTTTGCAGCAAAAGCAAAAATAATTCACCTGGATATTGATGCCGCCGAGTTTGGCAAACTTAAAATACCAGATGTCATTATCCATGGTGAGCTCAATTACAGTTTAAGCCAGTTAACTAATCCTGCTGCAATTGGCAATTGGCAACAATACTGTACAACACTGAAGCATCAGCACGCCTTCACTTACCCCAGCAACCCTCCTTCAATTTACGCTCCTCAGTTAATTAATCGCTTATCACAACTCGCAACTGAAAAAACCATTATCAGTTGCGATGTTGGCCAGCATCAAATGTGGGTAGCCCAACATTACCAGTTTACTCACCCCCGCCACCATCTTAGCAGCAGTGGCTTAGGCACTATGGGATACGGCCTTCCCGCTGCAATCGGAGCCCAGTTTGCCAACCCTGATGCCCAAGTGATTAATATTTCTGGTGATGGCTCATTTATGATGAACATCCAAGAGCTGGCAACCATTATTCGTTATCAGTTGCCCATTAAAATTATCATTATTGATAATCAACGACTGGGTATGGTAAGGCAATGGCAGACTCTATTTTTTACTGAAAGATACAGTGAAGTTGATTTATCAGATAACCCTGATTTTGTTAAAGTCGCCCAAGCATTTGGTTTAACAGCCCAATGTATTACCCAAGCAGAAGATGTTGAGTCTGCTCTGCAAACCTTGCTCAAAGCAACAACACCTTTTCTTTTACATGTATGTATCAACCCTAAAGACAACGTATGGCCACTAGTCCCCCCTGGTGTACCTAATGATGAGATGCTGGAGTGTACAAAAAATGAATTATTATGA
- a CDS encoding acetolactate synthase 2 small subunit — protein MNYYELQLVARNTPGCLERILNTSRVRGFEIKHFNAKLHPRHNHFKIELAVASNRSQQHLVMQLAKQYDIRELSPAKRKFAAIKA, from the coding sequence ATGAATTATTATGAGTTACAACTGGTTGCCCGTAACACCCCCGGTTGTCTAGAGCGGATTTTAAATACCAGTCGGGTTCGTGGCTTTGAAATAAAACATTTCAACGCCAAGTTACACCCCAGACACAACCATTTTAAAATTGAACTGGCTGTCGCCAGCAACAGAAGCCAACAACATTTGGTTATGCAACTCGCTAAGCAATATGACATTCGTGAGCTATCTCCTGCCAAGCGAAAATTTGCCGCTATAAAAGCATAA
- a CDS encoding diguanylate cyclase, giving the protein MKGSAVLIVEDSPMVLKVLKHLFEAKQDLSPLFAATLSEAESYLNQSDSSYLVAVVDLNLPDAPNGEVVNKVLAANVPCIVLSGSYNDKKREALLDKGVVDYVLKESRYSYEYVIKLILRLQKNQFIKVLVVDDSKSTRAFIRKTLKQHLYQVLEAEDGIEALAMLQQQPDIRLMIVDYNMPNMNGYELVKNIRHKQNNKNLIIIGLSAEGSGALSAKFIKNGANDFLRKPFYHEELHCRLMHNLEEMELLEAVKDAANSDYLTGLSNRRYFFQVAEKLYENAVEQNKPLSLAMLDIDHFKQINDSYGHEVGDYVLTKVADVLKEKFSRFIVARLGGEEFCVLLKGLDVDKSQQLLDSFRCLVAEQKLTIGGIDIGFTISIGVTDNTYSSLSDMLAIADKCLYRAKQAGRNLLIID; this is encoded by the coding sequence ATGAAGGGGAGTGCAGTACTAATTGTTGAAGATAGCCCAATGGTTTTAAAGGTGCTTAAGCATTTATTTGAAGCGAAGCAAGATTTGTCCCCATTATTTGCGGCAACATTAAGTGAAGCTGAGTCATATCTGAACCAGTCAGATAGTTCTTATTTAGTAGCTGTGGTGGACTTGAATTTACCGGATGCGCCAAATGGTGAAGTGGTTAATAAAGTGCTTGCAGCGAATGTTCCCTGTATTGTGTTATCAGGTTCTTATAATGATAAGAAGCGGGAAGCCCTGTTAGATAAGGGGGTTGTTGATTATGTACTTAAAGAAAGTCGTTATTCTTATGAGTATGTTATTAAGTTAATTTTGCGTTTGCAAAAAAATCAGTTTATTAAAGTACTTGTAGTGGATGACTCAAAATCTACCCGTGCTTTTATTAGAAAAACTTTAAAGCAGCATCTCTATCAAGTATTGGAAGCAGAGGATGGTATTGAAGCTTTAGCTATGTTGCAGCAGCAACCCGATATTCGATTGATGATTGTCGATTATAATATGCCTAATATGAATGGCTATGAGCTAGTAAAAAATATTCGGCATAAGCAGAATAATAAAAACTTAATTATTATTGGTTTGTCTGCTGAGGGTAGTGGAGCCTTATCGGCTAAGTTTATTAAAAACGGCGCAAATGATTTTTTACGTAAACCTTTTTATCATGAAGAGTTACACTGTAGGTTAATGCATAACCTAGAGGAAATGGAATTGCTCGAAGCAGTGAAGGATGCAGCTAATAGTGATTATTTAACTGGCCTATCTAACAGACGCTACTTCTTTCAGGTGGCTGAGAAACTCTATGAAAATGCTGTAGAGCAGAATAAGCCACTGAGTTTGGCTATGCTAGATATTGATCACTTTAAGCAGATCAATGATAGTTATGGCCATGAGGTTGGAGACTATGTATTAACAAAAGTCGCTGATGTGTTAAAAGAGAAGTTTTCACGATTTATTGTAGCTAGATTGGGCGGTGAAGAATTTTGCGTTTTGTTAAAAGGGTTGGATGTAGATAAAAGTCAGCAACTACTAGACAGTTTTCGGTGTTTGGTTGCTGAGCAGAAGTTAACTATTGGTGGTATCGATATAGGCTTCACTATAAGTATAGGAGTAACAGATAATACATATAGCTCGCTCAGTGACATGCTGGCGATAGCTGACAAATGCTTATATCGGGCAAAACAAGCTGGCCGAAATTTACTCATTATTGACTAA
- a CDS encoding nucleotidyltransferase domain-containing protein: MKQQIESHYLLTVLKQPSTVVQFSVEQWNVLLFQAKQAGMLATLANSFQQQQIWQQLPEAVQGQCQDALQFAQYLQRNARWEINRLRRVLYPAGYQMTLLKGAAYLYHKIPVSEGRLLADVDLLFDEADLPTIETLLIDNGWECAKQNDYDKAYYHQWMHELPPYRHRERLYDVDIHHRILPRTSRLNPDPSLLLTASIPLAEPGLNTLCLPDMVLHTIVHLGYDADYHNRVRDLYDIDQLLRYGEKHVPDFWLQLQERALKLGVTLPLADILWLLEQFFATPVNEQLMTRLPKCSTSIFQRIKCWAMPEAMLPLARGQKRIRKQVASQLLYLRSHWLKMPPLLLLNHLSRKSWMRVTGKA, encoded by the coding sequence ATGAAACAGCAGATTGAAAGTCACTATTTATTGACGGTATTAAAGCAACCATCAACTGTAGTCCAGTTTTCAGTAGAGCAGTGGAACGTTTTACTTTTTCAAGCTAAGCAAGCCGGTATGTTAGCTACCTTAGCCAATAGTTTTCAACAACAGCAGATTTGGCAACAACTACCTGAAGCTGTTCAAGGCCAGTGCCAAGATGCTTTGCAATTTGCTCAATACTTACAACGTAATGCTCGTTGGGAAATCAATCGGCTCAGGCGAGTACTCTATCCTGCTGGCTATCAAATGACTCTGTTAAAAGGAGCTGCATACCTATATCACAAAATTCCTGTTAGTGAAGGGCGGCTATTAGCAGATGTTGACTTATTATTTGATGAGGCTGACTTGCCCACAATCGAAACCTTGTTAATCGACAATGGCTGGGAGTGTGCGAAGCAAAATGACTATGATAAGGCATACTACCATCAGTGGATGCATGAACTGCCGCCTTATCGTCATCGTGAACGGCTGTATGATGTTGATATTCATCACCGAATTTTACCCCGCACCAGTCGTTTAAACCCGGATCCATCTTTATTGCTAACCGCATCTATTCCGTTGGCTGAGCCAGGATTAAACACCTTGTGTTTGCCTGATATGGTGTTGCATACCATCGTGCATTTGGGCTATGACGCGGATTACCATAATCGAGTTAGAGATTTATACGATATTGATCAACTACTGCGTTATGGGGAGAAGCATGTTCCTGATTTTTGGCTGCAACTGCAGGAGAGGGCTTTAAAGCTCGGTGTAACGCTGCCACTAGCTGATATTTTGTGGTTGTTGGAGCAGTTTTTTGCTACTCCAGTTAATGAGCAGCTGATGACAAGGCTTCCCAAATGTTCAACCAGTATTTTCCAGCGTATTAAATGCTGGGCAATGCCAGAGGCTATGTTGCCTTTGGCTAGAGGCCAAAAACGAATACGAAAACAGGTTGCAAGCCAGTTGCTCTATTTACGCTCCCATTGGCTGAAAATGCCTCCTTTATTGCTGTTAAATCATCTTTCCCGTAAATCTTGGATGCGAGTGACAGGAAAAGCTTAG
- a CDS encoding HprK-related kinase A: protein MKIADLTVMELQERLRNGLVYQIGPFKFQLTVKNCKTLVSQLHWLFAHYPTFSQPQLIDFAIQVRRPRLWRRWWRPQVEFKADGDPGMAPFPLDHALPMLEWGSNWCIATHAHRYLMLHAAVVERQGHAILFPAWPGSGKSTLCAALSLSGWRMLSDEFGLLEPESGLLQPLPKLTPLKNTSIEVMKRFSPEAVIGPLFEKTRKGMVAHFRPPAASIEQAQEKAQPRWIIFPRYKAGANNVLVPVEKSQALLRLANNAFNYKLLATTGFQAARQLVDQCNCYELNFDSLRAVIPLLLSLYEQEFVSPPVNNKSRVVNETAD from the coding sequence ATGAAAATTGCTGATTTAACAGTAATGGAGCTACAGGAGCGGCTTCGCAATGGTTTGGTGTATCAAATAGGTCCATTTAAATTTCAATTAACCGTTAAAAACTGTAAAACACTTGTTTCCCAACTACATTGGTTATTTGCTCATTATCCAACATTTTCCCAACCACAACTGATAGATTTTGCTATCCAGGTAAGGCGACCACGGTTATGGCGTCGTTGGTGGCGACCACAGGTGGAATTTAAAGCGGATGGCGATCCAGGTATGGCGCCCTTTCCACTAGACCACGCATTACCCATGCTGGAGTGGGGCAGCAACTGGTGTATCGCGACTCATGCTCATCGCTATTTAATGTTGCATGCTGCTGTAGTAGAACGGCAGGGCCATGCGATTCTATTTCCTGCTTGGCCGGGTTCTGGCAAGAGCACATTATGTGCTGCTTTGTCACTCAGCGGCTGGCGTATGTTATCAGATGAGTTTGGTTTGCTCGAGCCAGAGTCTGGTTTATTACAACCATTGCCTAAGTTGACTCCACTGAAAAATACTTCAATTGAAGTGATGAAGCGGTTTAGCCCAGAAGCTGTTATTGGCCCTTTATTTGAAAAAACCCGCAAAGGAATGGTGGCTCATTTTCGTCCACCTGCTGCAAGTATTGAGCAGGCTCAGGAAAAAGCACAACCACGCTGGATTATCTTCCCTCGTTACAAAGCAGGGGCTAATAATGTATTGGTTCCTGTAGAGAAATCCCAAGCATTGTTAAGACTGGCCAATAATGCATTTAATTATAAATTATTAGCGACCACAGGTTTTCAAGCTGCACGTCAGTTAGTAGATCAGTGTAATTGCTATGAATTGAATTTTGATAGCTTACGGGCAGTTATTCCGTTGCTACTTAGCCTTTATGAGCAGGAGTTCGTCTCTCCACCAGTCAATAACAAAAGCCGAGTGGTTAATGAAACAGCAGATTGA
- a CDS encoding HPr-rel-A system PqqD family peptide chaperone — MGTFTQQQDEAINWRLADLGQLLWADWGEDTIVFNGLSADTHLLNTMSLDVLLLLAKKPMSAEQLIISLAKQWQQPLEQIAKSISSLIHNLDCLGLIEPEFT, encoded by the coding sequence ATGGGAACGTTTACCCAACAACAAGATGAAGCTATTAACTGGCGTTTGGCAGACCTTGGTCAGCTGCTGTGGGCAGATTGGGGAGAAGACACTATTGTGTTTAATGGCTTATCTGCTGATACACACTTATTAAACACCATGTCGTTAGATGTCTTATTGTTATTAGCTAAAAAGCCAATGTCAGCTGAACAACTAATAATCAGCCTTGCTAAGCAATGGCAGCAGCCTTTAGAGCAGATTGCTAAATCAATCAGTAGCTTGATCCATAACTTGGACTGTTTAGGGTTAATTGAGCCGGAATTTACATGA